A region from the Brassica napus cultivar Da-Ae chromosome C8, Da-Ae, whole genome shotgun sequence genome encodes:
- the LOC106382799 gene encoding uncharacterized protein LOC106382799: MSSFNGSSNIDNLLLQTLLGRLQIRPPNSPPLLSQSLEDLLFKPDDSDGDDRSSLDGEEARLEKELISVIVSGRIDPLKPNSGQAVTVNEHHICVGFHEDEESDYRVWEWHGHIMLFDEENGYTPEYIYGNYFERLPVKLPKKKEAKEEEEEEVENLGLRELIDGGDAATRGRVLHRNINIGSSRA, from the exons ATGAGCTCCTTCAATGGAAGCAGCAATATCGACAACCTTCTACTCCAAACCCTACTTGGACGCCTCCAGATTCGTCCCCCTaactctcctcctcttctcTCTCAATCCCTAGAGGACCTCCTCTTCAAACCCGACGACAGCGACGGAGATGATCGGAGCAGTCTCGATGGGGAAGAAGCTAGGCTGGAGAAGGAGCTAATCAGCGTCATCGTCTCGGGTCGAATCGATCCTCTGAAGCCGAATTCAGGGCAGGCGGTGACGGTTAACGAGCACCACATCTGCGTTGGGTTTCATGAAGATGAGGAATCGGATTATCGTGTGTGGGAGTGGCACGGACATATCATGCTTTTTGATGAAGAGAATGGGTACACGCCTGAGTATATCTATGGGAATTACTTCGAGAGGTTGCCGGTGAAGCTACCGAAGAAGAAGGAAGcgaaagaggaggaggaggaggaggttgaGAATTTGGGTCTGCGAGAGCTGATTGATGGCGGAGATGCTGCTACTCGTGGCAGGGTTCTTCACAGGAACATCAACATCGGTTCCTCAAG GGCCTAA
- the LOC106382795 gene encoding suppressor protein SRP40, whose translation MSSVCGGFDYKNAESHISASSPNKCSNNGSNHVSVTGSEDAQESDGDDSGNIHQYLNEESKDITEPVIPEPLLPLKSSDDEGEDKNLAKDMLSESPQVSAAIVIPAIKGSREKHGKSVEKLSVSWAEDVYDPPPSIVSHTRSKKQQQHQKSKSSLKKSGKKGHKGSSSSSSSSSSSSRGSKDKKSSSSSSRSKHSRDKFGWATQMPIAAASS comes from the exons ATGAGCTCTGTTTGCGGTGGGTTTGATTACAAAAATGCAGAGTCCCACATCTCTGCTTCCAGCCCCAATAAATGTTCTAATAATGGTTCGAATCATGTCTCCGTTACCGGATCTGAAGATGCTCAGGAGTCTGATGGGGATGATAGTGGTAATATACACCAATATCTGAATGAAGAATCCAAAGACATCACCGAACCGGTGATCCCAGAGCCTTTATTACCTCTCAAGTCTTCCGATGATGAAGGAGAAGACAAGAACCTTGCCAAGGACATGCTCTCTGAGAGT CCACAGGTGAGTGCTGCTATTGTCATCCCAGCCATTAAAGGCAGCCGAGAGAAGCATGGCAAGTCCGTCGAGAAGCTGAGCGTGTCATGGGCTGAAGATGTGTATGATCCTCCACCTTCCATCGTCTCTCACACGAGGAGCAAGAAACAGCAGCAACATCAGAAATCAAAGAGCAGTTTGAAAAAGAGTGGAAAGAAAGGACACAAGGGAAGCAGtagttcatcatcatcatcatcatcgtcatcccGTGGCAGCAAAGACAAGAAgtcgtcatcttcttcttctcgcaGTAAACACAGTCGTGATAAGTTTGGATGGGCAACACAAATGCCTATTGCAGCCGCATCTTCTTGA
- the LOC106382797 gene encoding histone H2B.8 codes for MAPKAAEKKPAEKKPAEKAPAEKRPKAEKKISKEGGSDKKKKKAKKSVETYKIYIFKVLKQVHPDIGISGKAMGIMNSFINDIFEKLAQESSKLARYNKKPTITSREIQTAVRLVLPGELAKHAVSEGTKAVTKFTST; via the coding sequence ATGGCTCCTAAGGCGGCAGAGAAGAAACCGGCAGAGAAGAAGCCAGCAGAGAAGGCCCCGGCGGAGAAGCGACCAAAGGCGGAGAAGAAGATCTCGAAGGAAGGCGGTAgcgacaagaagaagaagaaggcgaaGAAGAGCGTTGAGACGTACAAGATCTACATCTTCAAGGTCCTGAAGCAGGTTCATCCCGATATCGGAATCTCGGGGAAAGCCATGGGGATCATGAACAGTTTCATCAACGACATCTTCGAGAAACTCGCCCAGGAATCGTCGAAGCTCGCGAGGTACAACAAGAAGCCGACGATCACGTCTCGGGAGATCCAGACGGCGGTTAGGCTTGTGTTGCCGGGAGAGCTCGCGAAGCACGCCGTCTCTGAAGGGACTAAGGCGGTTACCAAATTCACAAGCACTTAG